In Crassostrea angulata isolate pt1a10 chromosome 4, ASM2561291v2, whole genome shotgun sequence, one genomic interval encodes:
- the LOC128182053 gene encoding uncharacterized protein LOC128182053 — MYIIILIILSIRLISFLGLILFLGHFVASRHISKPCPTKSSNVDSTINAANITREEIAQNLWIRLNLFHNATQKLIEKYIPPQGRRITSNRTIDALRSQKIMELDVTSPFSLEPSKSTVASLLDVYKTLTLISSYLDLMKKDEDQYSYGELSNFIQEANQTLYHARFDLHTILRVEAKCMEIKTINRFRTSNNQYRFYQDFVILKESIAYADHIRSQLNAPTIV; from the exons atgtatattatcattttgataattCTTTCAATccgtttaatttcatttttaggaTTGATTTTGTTCCTCGGTCATTTTGTTGCCTCACGACATATCTCAAAGCCATGTCCCACCAAGAGTTCCAATGTCGATTCGACCATCAATGCTGCGAACATTACAAGGGAAGAAATTGCTCAGAATTTGTGGATTAGACTTAATTTGTTTCACAACGCCACACAAAAACTGATAGAAAAATAT ATACCTCCTCAAGGAAGAAGAATAACCAGTAACCGAACAATTGATGCTTTAAGGTCACAAAAAATCATGGAACTGGATGTCACGTCTCCCTTTTCTTTGGAACCATCAAAG TCAACAGTTGCTAGCCTTCTGGATGTCTACAAGACTCTGACATTAATTTCGTCTTATTTGGACTTGATGAAAAAAGACGAAGACCAATACAGCTATGGCGAgttatcaaattttatacaaGAGGCCAACCAGACGTTGTACCACGCCCGCTTTGATCTTCATACTATATTGCGCGTCGAGGCAAAGTGCATGGAAATAAAAACCATAAACAGATTCCGTACAAGTAACAATCAGTACCGATTTTATCAAGATTTTGTTATTCTCAAAGAATCCATTGCTTACGCCGATCATATCCGAAGTCAGTTAAACGCACCCACTATTGTCTAA